GGAGGGCAAGCGCGGCCGGGTGCCCGGCCTCGCCGACTCGAAGCTGCTCACCCACGCCGCCCGCGAGGCCTGCTACGCCGAGATCGTCGACCGTGCCGTCGCCTGGTCGGTCGTCGTCGCCTCCTGCGACGAGATCGACGCCGTCGGCCTGCACCGCTGCAACGTGCTCGCCCTGCGCCGGGCACTGTGGGCGTTGCAACCGAGGCCCGACTACGTGCTCACCGACGGGTTCCCGGTCGGCGGGCTCGGCGTGCCGGGGCTGGCGATGTGGAAGGGCGACTCGGTCGCCGCCTGCATCGCCGCCGCGTCCGTGATCGCGAAGGTGACGCGGGACCGGCTGATGATCGAGATGCACGACGAGTTCCCGCACTACGGGTTCGCCCAGCACAAGGGGTACGCGACGCCGGAGCACCGCGCGGCCCTGCGCGCGCACGGGCCGTGCCCGCAGCACCGGCTGTCGTTCAACGGGGTCGGCCTCGACGCCGTAGGGGATGATGGGCTCGTGGACGCCGCCGTGGGAGAGCTGCTGTGAGTGCCGAGGATCTCGAGAAGTACGAGACCGAGATGGAGCTCCAGCTCTATCGCGAGTACCGGGACATCGTGCGGCAGTTCACCTACGTCGTGGAGACCGAGCGCCGCTTCTACCTCGCCAACGCCGTCGACCTCCAGGTGCGCAACGCCGACGGCGAAGTCTTCTTCGAGATCACCATGCAGGACGCGTGGGTGTGGGACATGTACCGGCCGGCGCGGTTCGTGAAGAACGTGCGCGTGGTGACGTTCAAGGACGTCAACGTCGAGGAGCTCGAGAAGGTCGATGGGCTTTAACGCGACCCGCCGCTACCGCGGCCCGGCGACGGTCGACATCGCGATCCTCGTGGCGGGCGTGGTGGTGCTCGGCGGGCTGCTGCTGTGGGGGTTCCTGGGCTGACGTGGGTGGGTACGTGCCTCGCAGGAGGTAGCCACCATGAGCGTGAGCCCGGAGACCGACCCGGACGGCGTCGACCGTCCCACCGACAGCGACGTGCACGAGAACGTCCGCGACTCCGCCGAGGGCGTCGAGGAGGCCCCGGTGTCCGGCGCGGGCGCCGAGCCGTCCCCCGGCATCATCGGCAACGGCGGGATGACGGACCCCCGCTACATCGCGCAGCGATGAGCACCGACCCAGACGTGGTCGAGCCGGGGCGGATGCAGGGCGAGGCCGCCCCCGCCGCCGCGAACCAGCGCACGACCGAGCCGGTGCCGCCCGCGGCGCAGCAGGACGTCCCCGGCGAGGGGTCGCGCGCCGACTACGGCTACGGCACGTCCACCGGCCCCGGGCCGCGCGAGGGCGCGCTCGGCGGTCGCGGTGGTGCGGGCGGCGGCGTCGCGGCGCCGGCGTTCTCGCACGCGCCGGAAGGCCGTTCACCGGAGGCGTCGCGGCCGGAGCCGTCGGGCGCGGGCGACCACGCGCAGGGGCCGCACGATCCCGGCCGGATCGAGGCCGACCTGCCCGGGGAGGCGTCCCGGGTGCCGGGCGTGCAGGGCGTCTCGCCCGACCCGTTCGCGGTGGACACCGCGTCGGGCGCGGCCCGCGTGCAGTCCGCGGCGGCATCCGGCGGGGCCGACTCGGGCGGCGATGCGAAGGGCGTTCCCGTCCCGTCGGAGACGCCCGCGGAGGGCACCTCCGAGGCCGCGGAGCCGGTCGACGGCGTCCGCATCACGGCCGTCGCGCGCGAGGGGCTGGCCGACGGCGAGCCCGACAACCGCGCTCCGTCCACAGGCGTTTTCTAGCGTCCACAGATTGGCCCCCGCCCCTCTTGCGCGGGGCCGCGCGTCCCTAGCGTCGTCCCGGTCGGAATCGGACCGGGGAGGCGCGGGTGCGGGCGAAGGACGCGGTAGGGCTGTTCGGCGAGCGGGTCGCCGTACGACATCTCGAGGACGCCGGCTACGCCGTCCTCTCCCGCAACTGGCGCTGCCCCGCCGGTGAGATCGACGTCGTCGCGATCCGCGGCGGCGTGGTGGTCTTCGCCGAGGTCAAGACGCGGCGTTCGGAGGCGTACGGGCCGCCGGCGCTCGCCGTGACCCGGAAGAAGGCGGCGCGGGTGCGCGCGGCCGCCGTCGACTGGCTGTCGCAGCACCTGCTGCACGACACGCCCGTGCGCTTCGACGTCGTCGCCGTGCGCATCCCGCGCACCGGCGCGGCCGAGGTCGAGCACATCGAGGGCGCGTTCTGATGGGGCTCGGGCGGGCGCTGTCGATCGGCCTGGTCGGGCTCGACGGCCACGTGGTCGAGGTCGAGGCGGACCTGGCGGCGGGGCTGCCGGCGTTCGTGCTGATCGGGCTGCCCGACGCGACGATGCAGGAGGCGCGCGACCGGGTCCGCGCCGCCGTCGTCAACTCCGGCTGCGCCTGGCCGCAGCGGCGGATCACGCTCGCGCTGTCGCCGGCCGCGCTGCCGAAGCGGGGGAGCGCGTTCGACCTCGCGATGGCCGTCGCCGTGCTCGCCGCCAGCGAGTCGGTGCCTCCCGCCGCCGTCGAGGGGCTGGTGCTGCTCGGTGAGCTGTCGCTCGACGGCCGGGTGCGCCCGGTGCCCGGCGTGCTGCCGGCGGCGTTCGCCGCGTGGCGGGCGGGGGTGCGGCGGCTCGTCGTGCCCGCCGCCAACGTCGCCGAGGCGGCGCTGGTGCCGGACGTCGAGGTGCTCGGGTTCGCCGACCTGGCCGGGCTGCTCGCGTACCTGCGCGGCGAGGCCGCGGCTCTGGTGCGGCCGGGGGAGGCGCCCGCGGTCGCCGGGCCGGACGACGCGGTCGCCGGGCCGGACCTCGCCGACGTGCTCGGGCAGGACCACGCCCGCCGCTGCCTGGAGGTCGCCGCGGCCGGCGGGCACCACGTGTTCCTCCTCGGCCCGCCCGGCGCAGGCAAGACGATGCTCGCGGAACGCCTCCCCACGATCCTGCCCCGCCTCGGCGACGACGCGGCGTTGGAGGTCTCCGCGATCCACTCCGTCGCCGGCACGCTGCCGCCGGACGCGCCGCTCGTGACCGTGCCGCCGTTCCGGGCGCCGCACCACAGCGCGTCGCTGCCCGCGCTGATCGGCGGCGGCAGCGGCGTCGCCCGGCCTGGCGAGGTGTCGCTGGCGCACCGGGGGGTGCTGTTCCTCGACGAGGCGCCGGAGTTCGCGACCGGTCACCTCGACGCGTTGCGGCAGCCGCTGGAGTCCGGCCACGTCACGCTCGCCCGCGCCGGCGGCGTCGCGCGGTACCCGGCGCGGTTCACGCTCGTGCTCGCCGCCAACCCCTGCCCCTGCTCGACCGCCGGCCAGAAGGACCGCGACTGCACCTGCCCGGCGGGCGTGCGGCGGCGGTACCTGGGGCGGCTGTCCGGGCCGTTGCTCGACCGCGTCGACATCCGCGTCGAGGTCGCCTCGGCCACCCGCGTCGAGCTCACCGCCGGGCCGGGGGAGCCGAGCGCCGCCGTGCGCGACCGCGTGCTCGCCGCGCGCGAGCGCATGGCGCACCGCTACCGCGGCCTGCCGTGGACCGCCAACGCCGACGTCCCCGGCCGCGAGCTGCGCCGCCGCTGGCCGCTCGCCGCCGACGCCCTCGCGCCCGCGCACGCCGCCGTCGACACCGGGCGGCTCAGCGCGCGCGGCCTCGACCGCGTCGTCCGCGTCGCCTGGACCCTCGCCGACCTGGAAGGCCGGGCCGCGCCCGGCGCCTCGCACGTCCGCCGTGCCGTCTCGCTCCGGAAGGGAACCACCCCATGACCGCTGACCTCGCCCTCGCGCCCGGCGCCGCCGCCGCCGGCGCCTCCCCGGAACGCCGCCTCGCCTGCGCCGCGCTCTCCCGCGCCGTCGCGCCGGACGACCGGCACTTCCGCGCGCTCTACCCGCGGTACACGCCGGAGGAGGCGTGGGCGCGGCTCGTCGCGGGCGACGCGCCGCCCGAGCTGGTGGCCGCCACCCGCCGCGCCGTCGCCGCCGCCGACCCGCAGCGCGACCTCGATGCCGTCGCGGCCCTCGGCGGCCGCCTCGTCTGCCCGGGCGACGCCGACTGGCCTGAAGCGCTGGACGACCTCCGCGACCGGGTGCCGGTCGCGCTGTGGGTGCGCGGCGGGGCGCCGCTCGCCGCGGCCACGGAGCGTTCGGTGGCGATCGTCGGGAGCCGGGCGGCGACGCCGTATGGCAACCTCGTCGCCGCCGAGCTCGCCGTCGAGCTCGGCGAGCGCGGGTGGGCGGTCGTGTCCGGCGGCGCGTACGGCATCGACGCCGCCGCCCATCGCGGTGCCCTCGCGGCCGGCGCGCCGACCGTCGCCGTCCTCGCGTGCGGCGTGGACGTGTCGTACCCCTCGGGCAACCGCCGCCTCTTCGACGACGTCGCGGCCGCCGGGCTGCTCGTCAGCGAGTGGCCGCCGGGGGCGTCGCCGACGCGGCTGCGGTTCCTCTGGCGGAACCGCGTCATCGCCGCCCTCGCCCGCGGCACCGTCGTCGTGGAGATGGGCCACCGCAGTGGCGCCCGCCGTACCTGCTCCGAGGCCTCCTCGCTCGGCCGGCACGTCATGGCCGTGCCCGGGCCGGTGACCTCCGCCGTCTCGGTGGGCTGCCACACGCTGCTGCGGCAGGGCGTGCCGTGCGTCACCAGCGCCGCCGAGGTGCTCGAGCTGGTCGGGCGGCTGGGCGAGGACGTCGCGCCCGTGCCGCCGGACGCGGCGACCCGGCGCGACCGGATCAGCCGGGACGCGCAGCGGGTGCTCGACGCGCTGGACCCGCTGGAGTTCCTCACCGCCGAGCAGGTCGCCGCCGAGGCGCAGCAGGACCAGTCGGCGACCGAGGTGCTGCTCGACGCGCTCTGCGACCACGACCTCGTCGTGTGCAGCGCCGGACGGTACCGGCTCGGCCCGGCGGCGTTGGAGGGGGTGCGCCGCTCGGCGTGAGCGGACCGGCCGCGGCGGGGGTGCCGCGGACCCTGAACGGCGGCCGGGGGCGTGGCGCCTTGCATTCGGGCGGTGGGCGACCGAATGTCGGGCCATGCCCGCCCCCGGCCGTCCCGCCGCGCCCGCGCGCGGCGGCGCCGCGCCCGCGAGCGCGGCCGCCGGCGACGAGGGCGGCGCGAGTGCCGCCGGGGCCGGGGCACGCGGCCCGGCCGCCGCACGCGCCGCGGGTGCCGCGACCGGGGCCACCGCGCGCGGCGCGGGTCGCCCCGCGGGGGGCGCCGCCGGGACAGCCGCGGCGGGGGCAGCCGACGCCGGCGAGGTGCTGCCGGAGCGGCTGGCGGACGCGCTGGCGGCGTTCCGCCGCCACCTCGCGACCGAACGCGGCCTGTCCCCCCACACGGTCGCCGCCTACTCCGTCGACATCGCCGGCCTGCTCCGGCACGTCGCCCGGCTCGGCGCGGAGTCGCTGGACGACGTCGACGCGACGGCGTTGCGGAGCTGGCTGGCCCGCCAGCGGGCGGGCGGGTACGCGCGGACGACGCTGGCGCGGCGTTCGTCGGCGACGCGGGTGTTCTTCGCGTTCGCGGTGCGGCGCGGGCTCGCCGGCCGCGACCCCGCCGCGGGCCTCGCCACCCCCAAGACCGACCGGCGCCTCCCGCGCGTGCTCACCAAGGCCGAGGCCGGTGCGCTGCTCGACCTGCCGCCCGAGGACGGGCCGGAGGGGGTGCGCGACCGGGCGGTGCTGGAGCTGCTCTACGCCACCGGCATCCGCGTCGGCGAGCTCTGCGGGCTCGACGTCGACGACCTGGACACCGGCCGCCGCGTGGTGCGCGTGCTCGGCAAGGGCGCGAAGGAGCGGACCGTCCCGTACGGCGTCCCCGCGGCGCGCGCGCTGGACGCCTGGCTGCGGACGGCGCGGCCGATGCTGGCGGTCGCCGGGTCCGGCGCGGCGCTGTTCCTGGGGGTGCGCGGGCGGCGGATCGACCCGCGAACGGTACGCCGGCTCGTCCATGGGTACCTGAGCGAGGTCGGGCCGGACCTCGGCCCGCACGGCCTGCGCCACTCGGCCGCGACCCACCTGCTGGAAGGAGGAGCTGACCTGAGAAGCGTCCAGGAGCTCCTCGGGCACGCTACGCTCGGTACAACACAGATATACACGCACGTCTCCGCCGACCGACTGAAGGCTTCCTATGAGCAGGCCCACCCCCGAGCCTGACGACGCGAGCGCGTCGGGTACGACCGTGACGTCGTCGCGCCGCCGGGGCGGAGCCGCGGGGGGAGCCGTCGACCTCGACCGCCAGGAGGTCGAGAACGCGATCGCCGAGCTGTGGCGCGAGTTCAAGGACAGCGGTGACCCGGCGCTGCGCGAGCGGCTGATCCTGCACTACTCGCCGCTCGTGAAGTACGTCGCCGGCCGCGTCGGCGTCGGCCTCCCGCCGAACATCGAGCAGGCCGACCTGGTGTCGTACGGCATCTTCGGCCTCATCGACGCGATCGAGAAGTTCGACCTGAGCCGCGCGATCAAGTTCGAGACGTACGCGATCAGCCGGATCAAGGGCGCCATCATCGACGAGCTGCGCGCGATCGACTGGATCCCGCGTTCCGTCCGGTACAAGGCGCGCGAGGTCGAGAAGGCGTACGCGGCGCTGGAGACGAAGCTGTTCCGCACGCCGACCGAGGCCGAGGTCGCCGCCGAGCTGAACATCTCCCTCGAGGACCTGCACACGATCTTCAGCCAGGTGTCGTTCGTCAACGTCGTCGCCCTGGACGAGCTGCTCAACGTCGGCGGGGAGCGCGGCGACAAGCTCTCGCTGGTCGACACGCTCGAGGACACCAAGGCCGAGGACCCGGTCATGGCGTTCGAGACCGAGGAGACGAAGTACCTCCTCGCGAAGGCCATCAACACGCTGCCCGAGCGCGAGAAGATCGTCGTGACGCTCTACTACTACGAGGGCCTGACGCTCGCGGAGATCGGCCAGGTGCTCGGCGTCACCGAGAGCCGCATCTGCCAGATGCACACCAAGGCCGTGCTCCAGCTCCGCGGCAAGCTCGCCGACCAGCGCGACTGACCGCTCCTCACCACCCGGTCCACGGCGCCAGCTCGCGGCCGTCCGCGTCGTACGCCGTCAGCGAACGCCCGTTGTGGTGCGCCGGCACGAACCCGGCGAACACCGGCCACCGCGACCCCGGCAGGTCGTAGCGGGTCAGCTCCACCACCGGACCGTCGGCCGTCGGCTGGTGCGTCACCCGCACGGCCTTCTCGGGCGCGAACACGTACACGTACGGCGTCCCGGCGACCTCGCCGACGCCGAGCATGGCCGGCTCGTTCGGGGCGGGTGTGGCCAGCGAGCTGCCACCGGCCGGGCGTCCCGCGGCGTCGACCACGGCGAGCGCGATCGACTCGACCGGTCCGGCGCCGGCGTAGAGGCGGTACCGCCAGCCGTCGCGCGTCCCCTCGGCGACGGTCACCGTCCCGGGCACCGGGTGGAGCACGTCGAACGGCTCGTACGTCAGCGTGCCGCCCGGCCCGTGCAGCGACAGCAGGCGGCCGTCGGTGGCCCAGTCGACGACGCCGCGGGTCACCGCGCCGAACGCCGCCTGCACCTCGGCGGCTTCGCCGTGGCAGGCCATGTCGGTGGAGACGCGGCTGCCGGTGCCGAAGTCGACGTGCGTCCCGTCGACGCGTGCCTGCCCGCCCGTGCCGTTGCAGGCGGTGGCGGTGAACTCGGTCCCGTCGCGCAGGTACAGCGTTGACGAGACCCGCACCGGCACCGGCGCGTGCCCGGGCAGCGTGTACTCGACCAGCCGCCACTCGCTGTTGACGAGCGTGACCGGCTCGGGCGCCGCCGTGTGCCCCGCCTGCACGGCATTCCCGGTGCCGCACGCGGCGGCGGAGAGGGCGAGCAGGACGGGGAGCCACGGGCGCGCGGTCATGCCTGTTGGGACGCTCCGGCGCGGGCGCGGGTTCCGCCGCGCGGCGCGGCGAGCGCCCCGCGTCCTCACCAGCCGGTCCATGGCTCCAGCTCGTGCCCGGCCGCGTCGTACGCGGTCAGCGACTTGCCGCTGTGGTGCGCCGAGACGAACCCGCCGAAGATCGACAGCGGCGACCCGGGAACGGGGTACCGCGTCAGCTCCACCCGCGGCCCCTGCGCGGTCGCGTCGTGCGTCATGCGCACCGCCCCCTCCGGCCCGAACACGAACACGTACTCCGCGCCGGCGATCGTCGCGGTGGCGAGCATCCCGGACTCGTCCGGCGCGGGCGCGCCCAGCCCGCCCCCGCCGTCCGGCCGGCCCTCCGGGTCGACCGCCGCCAGGTTGACGTAGCGGACGGGACTGCCCACCGCGTAGAGGCGGTAGTGCCAGCCGTCACGGTCGCCTTCGACGACGGTGACCGTGCCCGGCTCCGGGTGCAGCACGTCGTACGGCTCGAACGTCAGCGTCCCCCACGGAGCCGTCAGCACCAGCCGGGCGCCGTCGAGGTGCCAGGCGACGGCGCCGCGGGCGAGCGACGTGAACGCCTCCTGCGTCGCGAGCTCCTCGCCGTTGCACGCGACGTCGCTCTCGTCCTGCCCGCCGTCGCCGAAGTCGATCGTGCCGTCGCCGACGCGCGCCGGGCCCCGGAAGTCGTTGCACGCGTTCAACGAGTACGTCTCGCCGTCCCGCAGGTACAGCAGCACGTCCGGGGCGGCCGGCACGGCGGCCCCGGACGCGGGCGCACGGGAGACCAGCCGCCACTCGGAGTGGACGAGCGCGTCGCGGCCGGCCGGGGTGGCCGAGGCGGACGGCGGCGCGCCACCGGACGCGACCGGCTCGCCGCAGGCGGCGCAGCCGAGCGCGAGGACGGCGGCCGCGGCGAACCCGGCGGCTGGGCGTGGACGCATGGCCCCTCCGACGGTACGCGCGAGGGGGTGTCGCGGGGAGGGGGGTCACGGCGGGTCGCGGGACTGGCCGCCGCGCGAGCGCGGGGTGACCGCGCCGGCCGCCAGCGCGCCGGCCGCCAGCGCCCCGGCCGCGAGCGGCACCCCCGGACCACGCGACGCGCGGCCGGAGCGGCCGCGGCCGGCGACGACCGGCACCGGCCCGGCCGCCCCGACGCCGGGTGGGACGGGCGCCGGCGCGGGTGGCGCGGCGCCCGCCGGAACGGCCGGCGCGCCGGCGGCGAGCGGCGCGGGCCACGGGGCGGCGGGCGCGGGCGAGACCGGCAGCAGCCGGCTCGGACCGCGCCGCAGCAACGACAGCGGGTCGAGGTACGTGTCGCCGCGCAGCAGCCCCCAGTGCAGCAACGCCTCCCCGGGACCGGCCGGACCCGCGTGGCCGCCGCGCAGGACGCCGACCGGCTCGCCCGCGCGCACCCGCTCGCCGGCGCCGACGGTCGCGACGACCGGCTCGTACGTCGTCCGCATCCCGCCGTGCGTGACCGCGACGACGCCGCGACCCGCGATTACGCCGGCGAACGTCACCTCGCCCGCGCCGGCGGCGATCACGACCGCCCCCGCCGGCGCGGCCAGGTCGACGCCGCGGTGGCCCGGCCCCCAGCGCGTCCGCGGCGGCTCGAACGCCCTGCGGACCGCGAGCGGCCCGGCCAGCGGCGGCACCCAGCCGCCGGCAGCGGCGCGAGCGGGGCAGCCGAGCAGGACCGCCACGACGAGACCGAGCAGCGCGGCGAACGACGGCATGGGCAGCACCTCCTGCCCACGACCCTGCCGTCAGCAGCCGGGGGAGGCCACGGGCGCGACCGGATCTGTGGACGGCGCCCGGGAGCCTGTGGACGCAGGTGCCGCAGCCGTAGCCCACAGCCGCAACCCGCAGCCGCAACCCGCAGCCGCAACCGCGGCCGGCGCTCGACGCGACGCTCAGCCGCTCGGCGGCGACGAGACGTTCGGGAACGTCCGCAGCCGGAACACCCCGCCGGACCAGTAGACGTTGTCGTGCTTCCACGACTTCGGGCAGCAGTTGGGGGAGCCGTCGGAGTAGTCGGCCTCGTACGTCGAGATGTACCCCTTGGTGCGCACGTAGATCTGCGCGTGGCTGCCCTCGGGGTGGTGCGCGGCGAGCTTCGGGCCGGCCGTGCCGGAGCGCCAGGTGACGACGTCGTAGCCGGCGAGCGTGCCGGAGCCGCGGAACGTCACGACGACGACGAGCGAGTCGCGGACCTGCCCGGTGAGCGAGCCGGTGCGGACGGAAACCTCGGCCCAGGTGCCGGGGTCGCCGAAGCCGGCGTAGACGAGCGAGTCGGAGCCGTTCGCGAGGCGCCGGTAGAGGCGGACGGTGAGCCGCGGCTCGTCGGCGCCGGGGAGCTTGTGCTGCTCGCGCCCCGTGATCCAGGTGGCGACGCCGCCGGCCATGGACACGACGCCGCACTCGACGTCGTCGAGGTCGGGGTCGTGGACGGCGCAGCCGTTCTCGGGGTCGGGCTGGGTGAGGTTCTCGTCCTCGGACGCCTCGAGGTACGCGCCCTTCGCGGTGAGGACGACACCGGGAGCGACGGTCGGCTTCGGCGAGGGCGTGGGAGACGGCGTCGGCGTGGCCGGCTTCGAGGCCGAGGGGGACGGCGTGGGCTTCGGCGGCACCGTCGGCTTCGGCTTCGCGGTCGGCGTCACCGACGCGGTGACCGGCGCCGACGACGGCGCGGCGGCCGGCTCGCCGTCCCCCTTGCAGCCGGTGACCAGCAGCCCGAGCGCGACGACGGCCGCCCCGATCCGCAACGACATCTGCGTACCCTCCCGACGATCCGGCGGACGACCCCCCGTGCGCCGCCCCGCACCGTACCGTCGGCGGTGCCCGCACGGGAGTGACCGCGCCGCCGCCCGCTCACGGCGTCCGGTACACTTCCTCCCGGCGGCTCCGGCAACGGGGCCGACCTCGCATGTCCGCGCCCCGCCCCTGGCGGGGAGGCGCCTCGGTCCGGACCCGTCCGGCACGCGCCCACGGCGGGCATCAGGGCGGCGCGCAACCCGCGCGTCGCGACGAACCGAGCGGAGCCCTGCGCCCACGGCGCCAGGGCGCGGAAGGGCGTGTGCGGCCATGGCCGTCGTCACGATGAAGCAGCTCCTGGAGAGCGGCGTCCACTTCGGGCACCAGACCAAGCGGTGGAACCCGAAGATGAAGCGCTACATCTTCACCGAGCGCAACGGCATCTACATCATCGACCTCCAGCAGACGCTGTCGTACATCGACCGCGCCTACGAGTTCGTGCGCGAGACGGTCGCCCACGGCGGCACGATCCTGTTCATCGGGACCAAGAAGCAGGCGCAGGAGGCCATCGAGAAGGAGGCCACCCGCGTCGGCATGCCGTACGTCAAGGAGCGCTGGCTCGGCGGCATGCTCACGAACTTCCAGACCGTCTACAAGCGGCTCCAGCGCCTCAAGGAGCTCGAGATGATCGAGCAGACCGGCGGCGCGAACGTCATGACCAAGAAGGAGAACCTGGTCCTGACCCGCGAGAAGGCGAAGCTGGAGCGCACCCTCGGCGGCATCCGCGACATGCAGCGGACCCCGAGCGCGGTGTGGGTCATCGACACGAAGAAGGAGCACATCGCCGTCGGCGAGGCGCGCAAGCTCGGCATCCCGGTCGTCGCGATCCTCGACACCAACTGCGACCCGGACGAGGTCGACTTCCCGATCCCGGGCAACGACGACGCGATTCGCTCGGCGACGCTGCTCACCCGCGTCGTGGCCGACGCGGTGGCGGAGGGCCTGATGGCCCGCGCCTCCGCCAACAGCAACGCCGGCCGCGGCGACGACAAGCCGAACCGCGACGGCCAGCTCGCCACCGACGAGCCGCTCGCCGACTGGGAGCTCGAGCTGCTCAAGACCGGGCAGCAGGCCGACGCGGCCCCGCCGGCGACCGCCGACACGCCCGCCGCCCCGGCCGCCGAGGCCGCCCCCGCCGAGGCGCCCGCCGCCGAGGCCGCCCCCGCGGAGGCCGCGCCGGCCGCCGAGGCCACGCCGCAGGCGCCGGACGCCGACGCGGCCGCGCAGGGCGACGGCACCCCCTCCTAGACCTTCCGTTCCGACCACCGATAGGACCCCGATGGCCGAGATCACCGCTGCCGACGTCAAGCGCCTCCGCGAGGCGACGGGCGCCGGGATGATGGACTGCAAGAAGGCGCTGGCCGACACCGACGGCGACTTCGACGCCGCGGTCGACCTGCTCCGTACCAAGGGCATGGCCAAGGCCGCGAAGCGCGGCGCCGAGCGCACCGCCTCGAACGGCCTCGTCGCCGCCTCCGAGGGCGCGCTCATCGAGCTCGCCTGCGAGACCGACTTCGTCGCGAAGAACGAGCAGTTCCAGCAGCTCGCCGCCGACATCGCCGCGCACGCGGCGGCGTCCGGCATCGGCGACGTGGAGAAGCTGCTCGGCGAGACGCTGAAGGACGGCCGCAGCGTCAGCGACAACATCGAGAGCCTCAACGCCGTCATCGGCGAGAAGATCGAGCTGCGCCGGGCCGTGTACTTCGACGGCCAGGTCGCCTCCTACATGCACCGCCGGGCGAGCGACCTGCCGCCGCAGGTGGGCGTGCTGGTGGAGTTCGAGGGCGACGACCTCGCGGCGGCGCGCGGCGCGGCGATGCAGGTCGCGGCGATGCGCGCGCAGTACGTCACGCGCGAGGAGATCCCGGCCGAGGACATCGAGCGCGAACGCCGCGTGGCCGAGGCGACCGCCCGCGAGGAGGGCAAGCCCGACGCGGCGCTGCCGAAGATCGTCGAGGGGCGGGTGAACGGCTTCTACAAGGAGGTCGTGCTCACCGAGCAGGCGTCGGTCCAGGACGGCAAGAAGACCGTGAAGCAGCTCCTGGAGGAGGCCGGCGTGACCGTCAAGCGGTTCGTCCGCTTCGAGGTCGGGCAGGCCTGACCGCAGCGTTCCGCAACGACCGAGGAGGCGACGTGACCCACCCCCAGAGCGAGGAGGGCACGTCGCCTCGTTGGTCCCGGGTGCTGCTGAAGATCTCGGGCGAGGCGTTCGCGGGGTCGGAGCCGCTCGGCATCGACCCGAACGTCGTCGCCTCCGTCGCGCGGCAGATCTGCGCGGTGCGCGACGTGCAGGTCGCGGTGGTCGTCGGCGGCGGCAACATGTTCCGCGGCGCGGCGCTGGAGAAGGCGGGCATGGACCGGCCGCGCGCCGACTACATGGGCATGCTCGCGACGGTCATCAACTGCCTCGCGCTCCAGGACGCGCTGGAGAACCGCGGCATGGAGACGCGGGTGCAGACCGCGATCCAGATGGGCCAGATCGCCGAGCCGTACATCCCGCGCAAGGCGATCCGGCACCTGGAGAAGGGCCGGGTCGTCATCTTCG
The DNA window shown above is from Mycobacteriales bacterium and carries:
- a CDS encoding ribonuclease HII; the protein is MSVTDLRREAGLWAFERALRRRGFLRVAGADEAGRGAFAGPLAAAAVILPEGKRGRVPGLADSKLLTHAAREACYAEIVDRAVAWSVVVASCDEIDAVGLHRCNVLALRRALWALQPRPDYVLTDGFPVGGLGVPGLAMWKGDSVAACIAAASVIAKVTRDRLMIEMHDEFPHYGFAQHKGYATPEHRAALRAHGPCPQHRLSFNGVGLDAVGDDGLVDAAVGELL
- a CDS encoding DUF2469 domain-containing protein; this translates as MSAEDLEKYETEMELQLYREYRDIVRQFTYVVETERRFYLANAVDLQVRNADGEVFFEITMQDAWVWDMYRPARFVKNVRVVTFKDVNVEELEKVDGL
- a CDS encoding YraN family protein, with the translated sequence MRAKDAVGLFGERVAVRHLEDAGYAVLSRNWRCPAGEIDVVAIRGGVVVFAEVKTRRSEAYGPPALAVTRKKAARVRAAAVDWLSQHLLHDTPVRFDVVAVRIPRTGAAEVEHIEGAF
- a CDS encoding YifB family Mg chelatase-like AAA ATPase, yielding MGLGRALSIGLVGLDGHVVEVEADLAAGLPAFVLIGLPDATMQEARDRVRAAVVNSGCAWPQRRITLALSPAALPKRGSAFDLAMAVAVLAASESVPPAAVEGLVLLGELSLDGRVRPVPGVLPAAFAAWRAGVRRLVVPAANVAEAALVPDVEVLGFADLAGLLAYLRGEAAALVRPGEAPAVAGPDDAVAGPDLADVLGQDHARRCLEVAAAGGHHVFLLGPPGAGKTMLAERLPTILPRLGDDAALEVSAIHSVAGTLPPDAPLVTVPPFRAPHHSASLPALIGGGSGVARPGEVSLAHRGVLFLDEAPEFATGHLDALRQPLESGHVTLARAGGVARYPARFTLVLAANPCPCSTAGQKDRDCTCPAGVRRRYLGRLSGPLLDRVDIRVEVASATRVELTAGPGEPSAAVRDRVLAARERMAHRYRGLPWTANADVPGRELRRRWPLAADALAPAHAAVDTGRLSARGLDRVVRVAWTLADLEGRAAPGASHVRRAVSLRKGTTP
- the dprA gene encoding DNA-processing protein DprA, with amino-acid sequence MTADLALAPGAAAAGASPERRLACAALSRAVAPDDRHFRALYPRYTPEEAWARLVAGDAPPELVAATRRAVAAADPQRDLDAVAALGGRLVCPGDADWPEALDDLRDRVPVALWVRGGAPLAAATERSVAIVGSRAATPYGNLVAAELAVELGERGWAVVSGGAYGIDAAAHRGALAAGAPTVAVLACGVDVSYPSGNRRLFDDVAAAGLLVSEWPPGASPTRLRFLWRNRVIAALARGTVVVEMGHRSGARRTCSEASSLGRHVMAVPGPVTSAVSVGCHTLLRQGVPCVTSAAEVLELVGRLGEDVAPVPPDAATRRDRISRDAQRVLDALDPLEFLTAEQVAAEAQQDQSATEVLLDALCDHDLVVCSAGRYRLGPAALEGVRRSA
- a CDS encoding tyrosine recombinase XerC, translating into MADALAAFRRHLATERGLSPHTVAAYSVDIAGLLRHVARLGAESLDDVDATALRSWLARQRAGGYARTTLARRSSATRVFFAFAVRRGLAGRDPAAGLATPKTDRRLPRVLTKAEAGALLDLPPEDGPEGVRDRAVLELLYATGIRVGELCGLDVDDLDTGRRVVRVLGKGAKERTVPYGVPAARALDAWLRTARPMLAVAGSGAALFLGVRGRRIDPRTVRRLVHGYLSEVGPDLGPHGLRHSAATHLLEGGADLRSVQELLGHATLGTTQIYTHVSADRLKASYEQAHPRA
- the whiG gene encoding RNA polymerase sigma factor WhiG, which translates into the protein MSRPTPEPDDASASGTTVTSSRRRGGAAGGAVDLDRQEVENAIAELWREFKDSGDPALRERLILHYSPLVKYVAGRVGVGLPPNIEQADLVSYGIFGLIDAIEKFDLSRAIKFETYAISRIKGAIIDELRAIDWIPRSVRYKAREVEKAYAALETKLFRTPTEAEVAAELNISLEDLHTIFSQVSFVNVVALDELLNVGGERGDKLSLVDTLEDTKAEDPVMAFETEETKYLLAKAINTLPEREKIVVTLYYYEGLTLAEIGQVLGVTESRICQMHTKAVLQLRGKLADQRD
- a CDS encoding META domain-containing protein, producing the protein MTARPWLPVLLALSAAACGTGNAVQAGHTAAPEPVTLVNSEWRLVEYTLPGHAPVPVRVSSTLYLRDGTEFTATACNGTGGQARVDGTHVDFGTGSRVSTDMACHGEAAEVQAAFGAVTRGVVDWATDGRLLSLHGPGGTLTYEPFDVLHPVPGTVTVAEGTRDGWRYRLYAGAGPVESIALAVVDAAGRPAGGSSLATPAPNEPAMLGVGEVAGTPYVYVFAPEKAVRVTHQPTADGPVVELTRYDLPGSRWPVFAGFVPAHHNGRSLTAYDADGRELAPWTGW